TGAGAGAAACAATACGGCCGCAAGAACGACTATCGTGTATCGAAACATGACAATCACCTCTTCTCTTTTACCGTTATTGTTCTCTCAGACCAATGGGTTTATGTATGGTTTACAAAGTAAAAAAGGTGCCTCCCTTTTCAGGGAATGCACCTTCCTGTCTTTATTCTTTTATAGTCAGTTTATACTTACTCGGTATAATCGCTTCCTTCGTAATTAGCTGCTTATACTTTTCTGCTTCATCGTAACTTTTGAACGTTATTTCTTTGTTATCTTTTCTAAATTCGATGACTATATTATAATCATCTACCCCAACAATGCGATAAGTCATTGCAAGACCCCTTTCTTTTGTCCATTCCCAAGACAATCACATTATTTTACAATTCAAAAAAACAAAAGCCGAAAAGGCCATCTATAATGGTCTTTTCGGCTTTTGCCTAGCTCTATTCTCTAGTCAAAGTTTACCGGAGATATCAATTGAAATTGTAATTAAAATTCATATAATAGACAGCACTTATTTGAACCATCTCTAATTACTATTATAGTATAGAATCCACTTGAATAAAAGGGGTCTAAAGTCAGGCTAAATGGATTCCTTCCCCTCTTTTCTTGTGGAACGGGTCTGAAAACCCATAATTTTTTCACACATCTCTGCATATTTTAAACACATCTGATACGTATCTTCACTAAGAGAGTCCTGTTCAAGTTTAAGACAGTCTTCCGCACATGCCCGGCAGACTTCAGCACAGGACTTGCACATCTCTTCTGCCATTCGACTGTTATTCTGATGAACCTCTACAGCATAAGCATAAGCTTGACAGCAATTTTTTAACAAATCAGCTTTTTTTAATAATGGGCTGGAACCAGTCACAGGCATCGTTATTCCACCTTTTCTTTTACAGGAATGTCACACCTTTTGTAAAAAAGAGCTTGTCCTTTGCTATTCTCAGCTTTCAGGCTTCACAATTAAAATAATATGACTTAAGTCAGAGTCAAAATCCCAATCCACAAAGATGTCTTCTACTTTCAGTTGTAATACTTTTTCTAAAGACAGCTGATGGAGCAGTCTCTTCTCAAGACGGCGTTTAGCCATTCTTAATTGTTCACCAAATCCTGAGCGAATCATTTCTTTTTCAATAGCCACAAGGATACCATTACGCTCCACTACGATCGTGCGGTCGTTGATTTTAAAAGAGCTAACCTCTTCCGGAATTTTTTCCGCCTGCTTGGAAACTTTTTTTATTTCCTCGTGAAGAGCCGCTTTGTGCTGATAATCCTTCACGGACGGATCTAACTCTTCATCGGATTGAATCACTCCAATTATCATCCCAGAACGATTTGTCAGCGACCAGTCGTAATAAAGGGAGTTCAATTCTAATCCAGCCGTGGCACGGAATGTTGCTTTTATGTCAGGAATTAATTCCTGCATAAGTAAATCACGGGTTTCCTCAACTTTATCTTTATTATTCTGACCCACTAGGAGCTTTTCCATAGGAGCCAGAAAATCCTTCAAGTAAATGGTTACATAAGGTTTTTGAATGGTAACGTAAACAGAAGCCGGTCCTTTTCCGAAGTTATCACGCAAAAGCTTCCCGATATAGCTGGATATTTCAGATTGCAGTGAACGTTCCTCCATACATGTCATCCTTTTAAAAAGCATTTTATAGTCTTTAAACATTTTTCCACTAGCGCTGTTATATTAAACGTTCCCCAATACATCCAGAATTATAAATAAGGCTAATTTAAGAATATAGACATTCTAATTGTTCAATGAGTTACATTTCAAAAGAAACAAAACAGATGGATAGCTCGTGAAGAATCGAAAAAATATTGAGGAGGAATTAAGTGTCTTTTACAGGACGTACTTTCACGAACTGTGCATTTCCTAAGCAGCTATAGAGATATCAAACAGAGCATCCTTTCATAGAGCTACTTATGCTTGCATCCCTAACGCCAGGCAAAATCATCATACCTTGTTTAATTACAGGACAGCCATCAATTAAAAAACCGGGTGTGTACATTCTACACATCCGGTTTTCCTGCTTCTATTTATTTTCTTTCAGCATAGGCCGCCTTTACTTGCTGCTGCCTGGGTTTATGAGGAACTTCATGGTGATGGCGGCAGCGCGGTTCGTAAGATTCAGACGCCCCAACCAAAATAATGGGATCA
The Halobacillus halophilus DSM 2266 DNA segment above includes these coding regions:
- a CDS encoding four-helix bundle copper-binding protein, encoding MPVTGSSPLLKKADLLKNCCQAYAYAVEVHQNNSRMAEEMCKSCAEVCRACAEDCLKLEQDSLSEDTYQMCLKYAEMCEKIMGFQTRSTRKEGKESI
- a CDS encoding Na-translocating system protein MpsC family protein; its protein translation is MEERSLQSEISSYIGKLLRDNFGKGPASVYVTIQKPYVTIYLKDFLAPMEKLLVGQNNKDKVEETRDLLMQELIPDIKATFRATAGLELNSLYYDWSLTNRSGMIIGVIQSDEELDPSVKDYQHKAALHEEIKKVSKQAEKIPEEVSSFKINDRTIVVERNGILVAIEKEMIRSGFGEQLRMAKRRLEKRLLHQLSLEKVLQLKVEDIFVDWDFDSDLSHIILIVKPES